In the genome of Angustibacter luteus, one region contains:
- a CDS encoding aldehyde dehydrogenase family protein, with product MPGVQTDVVATTDWPERAASLEFPAGLFVGGEVRTAVDGRVRTITSARDGRPLGDLAWAAAADADAAVAAARAAFDHGPWPRMHPRDRGLVLNRWADLVEEHRADIALLVTLEMGKPIRHSHDIELRALISCLRYYGGLADKGSGEVTPTTAGELALVTREPAGVVAAVVPWNFPLTLGGWKLAPALAAGCTVVLKTAEQSPLSMQRVAELGAQAGLPAGAFNVVSGDGAVVGRRLGEHPDVDVLTFTGSTAVGRHFLRYAADSNLKRVHLELGGKSPNIILPDAPDLDAAADTAAWAIFFNSGEMCTAGSRLVVHADVADQVVERIVQTAKGWSPADPLLADTRMGPLVDHPSLERVLGHLERGVAQGAQVRSGGRQALADSGGAYLEPTVVTGAGPENTLVRDEVFGPVLAVQVVRDEAEAVQVAGDTAYGLAAAVWTADLGAAHRISRALRAGTVWVNCYEEGDMSVPFGGVKLSGSGRDKSRHAMDEYTDLKTTWIRYD from the coding sequence ATGCCTGGCGTCCAGACCGACGTGGTCGCGACCACCGACTGGCCCGAGCGCGCGGCGTCCCTCGAGTTTCCCGCCGGCCTCTTCGTGGGCGGCGAGGTGCGGACCGCGGTGGACGGCCGGGTTCGCACGATCACGTCGGCCCGCGACGGCCGACCGCTCGGCGACCTCGCCTGGGCGGCCGCGGCGGACGCCGACGCGGCGGTCGCGGCCGCTCGCGCCGCGTTCGACCACGGACCGTGGCCGCGGATGCACCCCCGCGACCGCGGGCTGGTCCTGAACCGCTGGGCGGACCTGGTGGAGGAGCACCGCGCAGACATCGCCCTGCTGGTCACGCTCGAGATGGGCAAGCCGATCCGGCACTCGCACGACATCGAGCTGCGGGCGCTCATCTCCTGCCTGCGCTACTACGGCGGCCTGGCGGACAAGGGCTCCGGCGAGGTCACCCCCACCACCGCGGGCGAGCTGGCGCTGGTCACCCGCGAGCCGGCCGGCGTGGTCGCCGCGGTCGTCCCGTGGAACTTCCCGCTGACCCTCGGCGGCTGGAAGCTCGCGCCGGCCCTGGCCGCCGGCTGCACCGTGGTGCTCAAGACGGCCGAGCAGTCGCCGCTGTCGATGCAGCGCGTCGCCGAGCTCGGGGCGCAGGCCGGACTCCCCGCCGGCGCGTTCAACGTGGTCAGTGGCGACGGTGCGGTCGTCGGACGGCGCCTGGGCGAGCACCCGGACGTCGACGTGCTGACCTTCACCGGCTCGACCGCCGTCGGCCGGCACTTCCTGCGCTACGCGGCGGACAGCAACCTCAAGCGCGTGCACCTCGAGCTGGGCGGCAAGTCACCCAACATCATCCTGCCGGACGCGCCCGACCTGGACGCGGCGGCCGACACCGCCGCCTGGGCGATCTTCTTCAACAGCGGCGAGATGTGCACGGCCGGCTCGCGCCTCGTCGTGCACGCCGACGTCGCCGACCAGGTCGTCGAGCGCATCGTGCAGACGGCGAAGGGCTGGTCCCCGGCGGACCCGCTGCTGGCCGACACCCGGATGGGACCGCTGGTCGACCACCCCAGCCTCGAACGGGTGCTGGGCCACCTCGAACGAGGGGTGGCGCAGGGCGCGCAGGTCCGCTCCGGCGGCCGGCAGGCGCTCGCGGACTCCGGCGGCGCCTACCTGGAGCCGACCGTCGTCACCGGTGCCGGGCCGGAGAACACCCTGGTCCGGGACGAGGTCTTCGGCCCCGTGCTCGCCGTGCAGGTCGTGCGGGACGAGGCCGAGGCCGTGCAGGTGGCGGGCGACACCGCCTACGGGCTGGCGGCGGCCGTCTGGACGGCGGATCTCGGTGCGGCGCACCGGATCTCGCGCGCCCTGCGGGCCGGCACGGTCTGGGTGAACTGCTACGAGGAGGGGGACATGTCCGTCCCCTTCGGCGGCGTCAAGCTGTCCGGCTCCGGCCGGGACAAGTCCCGCCACGCGATGGACGAGTACACCGACCTGAAGACGACGTGGATCCGCTATGACTGA
- a CDS encoding gamma-glutamyl-gamma-aminobutyrate hydrolase family protein, whose protein sequence is MTERTGGRPLVVIPARYSQSASALRYRAEVVARTLAEAVFEAGGEPLVTHPHAPGATVDVDAARERLRFADALLLPGGGDVSARWTATDDHPSLYDVDEGQDAWDIALAQAAMADGLPLLSICRGTQIVNVALGGTLVADMAETVGDHRHRTHQIKVAVDSPLAAVVGEQPTISCYHHQCLDQLAPGLRAVAWAGDGVIEAVASDVLTGWYVGVQWHPEDSAATDPAQAAIFAGLVRAAAGRRDAAPHGRGER, encoded by the coding sequence ATGACTGAGCGGACCGGCGGCCGGCCCCTGGTCGTCATCCCGGCCCGCTACTCCCAGAGCGCCTCTGCGCTGCGCTACCGGGCGGAGGTGGTCGCCCGGACGTTGGCCGAGGCCGTGTTCGAGGCCGGCGGCGAGCCGTTGGTCACCCACCCGCACGCCCCCGGTGCCACGGTCGACGTGGACGCGGCCCGCGAGCGGCTGCGCTTCGCCGACGCGCTGCTGCTCCCCGGTGGCGGCGACGTCTCGGCGCGCTGGACCGCCACCGACGATCACCCGAGCCTGTACGACGTCGACGAGGGGCAGGACGCCTGGGACATCGCCCTGGCCCAGGCCGCCATGGCCGATGGGCTGCCGCTGCTGTCGATCTGCCGCGGGACGCAGATCGTCAACGTGGCCCTCGGGGGGACGCTCGTCGCCGACATGGCCGAGACCGTCGGCGACCACCGGCACCGCACCCACCAGATCAAGGTCGCGGTGGACTCGCCGCTGGCCGCCGTCGTCGGCGAGCAGCCGACGATCTCGTGCTACCACCACCAGTGCCTGGACCAGCTGGCACCGGGGCTGCGCGCCGTGGCCTGGGCCGGCGACGGGGTCATCGAGGCGGTCGCGTCCGACGTCCTGACCGGCTGGTACGTCGGGGTGCAGTGGCATCCGGAGGACTCTGCCGCAACGGATCCGGCCCAGGCGGCGATCTTCGCCGGACTCGTCCGCGCCGCGGCCGGCCGGCGGGACGCCGCGCCCCACGGCAGGGGTGAGCGATGA
- a CDS encoding type 1 glutamine amidotransferase, translated as MKVLFIKHDHLSPEGEVGARFAERGYTVVDHLVVPPEHFDTPDVEPHFPDPADFDVIVPLGAPWAAYDDALVGRWVQPELELLRSAHEIGVPVLGICFGGQLLALAHGGTVARAPGPEIGWHDVQSDDEQVVPSGPWFQWHFDRWRLPAQATEVARNPAASQAFVLGRNLAVQFHPELDSRTLGGWLGNGGERQLVEHGIDAEALLHTTRGHDERSRRRAHQVVDGFLDQVATR; from the coding sequence ATGAAGGTCCTGTTCATCAAGCACGACCACCTCTCACCCGAGGGTGAGGTCGGCGCCCGGTTCGCCGAGCGCGGGTACACCGTGGTGGACCACCTCGTGGTCCCGCCCGAGCACTTCGACACCCCGGACGTCGAGCCGCACTTCCCGGACCCGGCGGACTTCGACGTGATCGTGCCGCTCGGCGCCCCCTGGGCCGCGTACGACGACGCGCTCGTCGGCCGCTGGGTGCAGCCCGAGCTCGAGCTGCTCCGCTCGGCCCACGAGATCGGCGTCCCGGTCCTCGGAATCTGCTTCGGCGGGCAGCTGCTGGCGCTCGCCCACGGGGGAACCGTGGCCCGTGCGCCCGGGCCCGAGATCGGCTGGCACGACGTGCAGTCGGACGACGAGCAGGTCGTGCCGTCGGGGCCGTGGTTCCAGTGGCACTTCGACCGCTGGCGGCTCCCGGCGCAGGCGACGGAGGTCGCCCGCAACCCGGCGGCGTCCCAGGCCTTCGTGCTCGGCCGCAACCTCGCCGTGCAGTTCCACCCCGAGCTCGACTCCCGCACGCTCGGTGGCTGGCTGGGAAACGGCGGCGAGCGCCAGCTCGTCGAGCACGGGATCGACGCGGAAGCGTTGCTGCACACCACGCGTGGCCACGACGAGCGCAGCCGGCGCCGCGCGCACCAGGTCGTGGACGGCTTCCTGGACCAGGTGGCCACCCGCTGA
- a CDS encoding glutamine synthetase family protein, with protein MKDDDGAKASVRLLFSDLLGLAHGRLLPLDKAQDAVHLCMTLMAQAFDGRDDLVPGYGLEVGSPDMEARLDQSSALAGWDPTSSVAMASLWRMDGDRDAFELDPRGAAQRAVAGWQQLGYAPVTGFEMEFYLLRSRPKRRVKAVDVPAHRPYGTGLGGDPTGLAERIFDRARAAGLDVAHLSTEFHPGQVEVVLQHTEAIRSADSAFLFRELAREVASAEGAWCTFLGKPMTQRAGSGQHLNLSALDANGRNAFADPDGLHGLSDVARHAIAGVIAHYPALCAIAAPTVNAYKRLRPEAIGYVADWGLDNRAAAVRVPAERGPATRLEYRVADGAASPHLMTAALLFAALLGVQHELELPPARLGLAPGSAITAPQNLDEALDELEKDDELTALLGPDLVRTFVGLKRWEWTRWSEAVTDWEIQAYGRHF; from the coding sequence ATGAAGGACGACGACGGCGCGAAGGCGAGCGTGCGCCTGCTCTTCTCCGACCTGCTCGGGCTGGCCCACGGCCGGCTGCTCCCGCTCGACAAGGCCCAGGACGCGGTGCACCTGTGCATGACCTTGATGGCGCAGGCCTTCGACGGGCGCGACGACCTCGTGCCCGGCTACGGACTCGAGGTGGGTAGTCCGGATATGGAGGCGCGGCTCGACCAGAGCAGTGCCCTCGCCGGCTGGGACCCCACCTCGAGCGTCGCGATGGCCTCCCTCTGGCGGATGGACGGCGACAGGGACGCCTTCGAGCTGGATCCGCGCGGCGCGGCCCAACGGGCCGTCGCCGGCTGGCAGCAGCTGGGCTACGCGCCGGTGACCGGCTTCGAGATGGAGTTCTACCTGCTGCGGTCCCGCCCCAAGCGGCGGGTCAAGGCGGTCGACGTCCCCGCGCACCGTCCCTACGGGACCGGCCTCGGCGGCGACCCGACCGGCCTGGCCGAGCGGATCTTCGACCGGGCCCGGGCGGCCGGCCTGGACGTCGCCCACCTCAGCACGGAGTTCCACCCGGGCCAGGTCGAGGTGGTGCTGCAGCACACCGAGGCGATCCGGTCCGCCGACTCGGCGTTCCTGTTCCGCGAGCTCGCCCGCGAGGTCGCCTCCGCCGAGGGTGCCTGGTGCACGTTCCTGGGCAAGCCGATGACGCAGCGGGCGGGCAGCGGTCAGCACCTGAACCTCAGCGCCCTGGACGCGAACGGTCGCAACGCCTTTGCCGACCCGGACGGCCTGCACGGACTGTCGGACGTCGCCCGGCACGCCATCGCCGGCGTCATCGCGCACTACCCGGCCCTGTGCGCCATCGCGGCGCCCACGGTCAACGCGTACAAGCGGCTGCGCCCCGAGGCGATCGGCTACGTGGCCGACTGGGGGCTGGACAACCGTGCCGCGGCGGTGCGGGTCCCGGCCGAGCGCGGCCCGGCGACCCGCCTGGAGTACCGGGTCGCGGACGGCGCGGCCAGCCCGCACCTGATGACCGCGGCCCTCCTGTTCGCCGCCCTGCTCGGTGTGCAGCACGAGCTGGAGCTGCCGCCGGCCCGCCTGGGGCTGGCCCCCGGATCCGCCATCACCGCCCCGCAGAACCTCGACGAGGCGCTGGACGAGCTGGAGAAGGACGACGAGCTGACCGCCCTGCTCGGACCCGACCTGGTGCGGACCTTCGTCGGCCTCAAGCGCTGGGAGTGGACCCGCTGGTCCGAGGCGGTCACCGACTGGGAGATCCAGGCCTACGGCCGCCACTTCTGA
- a CDS encoding fumarylacetoacetate hydrolase family protein: MRLANVSGRAAVLVGDKVLDIETASAGALSSDLVVLCDLAVRPELQALVDAADPSALPTLDPATLGAPVTRPSKVVALAINYAKHAQESNRDLPSEPHVMVKFPSSIVGPYDEIVVPAGRDQVDYETEIVIAIGRRFTAISEEDAWDVVAGVTGGQDVSDRGEQFRPPVKQFSMAKSYDTFSPIGPVLVTTDELTDRDDLELTGWLNGEQMQSARTSDFIFSIPRMLAWLSRFVTFEVGDLIYTGTPGGVGEAQQPPRYLRAGDVVETEISQVGRMRNPVVER, translated from the coding sequence ATGCGACTCGCGAACGTTTCCGGCCGGGCGGCCGTTCTGGTGGGGGACAAGGTCCTCGACATCGAGACGGCCTCCGCCGGTGCGCTGTCGAGCGACCTCGTGGTGCTGTGCGACCTGGCCGTGCGCCCCGAGCTGCAGGCCCTGGTCGACGCCGCTGACCCCTCGGCCCTGCCGACGCTCGACCCGGCCACCCTCGGCGCACCCGTGACCCGGCCGTCGAAGGTCGTCGCGTTGGCGATCAACTACGCCAAGCACGCCCAGGAGTCGAACCGCGACCTGCCGTCCGAGCCGCACGTGATGGTGAAGTTCCCCAGCTCGATCGTCGGACCGTACGACGAGATCGTGGTGCCGGCGGGTCGCGACCAGGTCGACTACGAGACGGAGATCGTGATCGCGATCGGTCGCCGGTTCACCGCGATCAGCGAGGAAGACGCCTGGGACGTCGTGGCCGGGGTCACCGGCGGGCAGGACGTCTCCGACCGCGGTGAGCAGTTCCGGCCGCCGGTCAAGCAGTTCTCGATGGCCAAGTCCTACGACACCTTCTCGCCGATCGGTCCGGTCCTGGTCACCACCGACGAGCTCACCGACCGCGACGACCTCGAGCTGACGGGGTGGTTGAACGGGGAGCAGATGCAGTCCGCGCGCACCAGCGACTTCATCTTCTCCATCCCCCGCATGCTGGCCTGGCTCTCGCGGTTCGTGACGTTCGAGGTCGGTGACCTGATCTACACGGGCACCCCTGGCGGCGTCGGCGAGGCCCAGCAGCCTCCGCGCTACCTACGGGCCGGGGACGTGGTGGAGACCGAGATCAGCCAGGTCGGCCGGATGCGCAACCCGGTCGTCGAGCGCTGA
- a CDS encoding cupin domain-containing protein, with protein sequence MRIVTSVQPTSVYGGNFTGDVRLSMLSAAAEADRPDVAMVSFDQGAVTCWHEHPGGQLIWVVSGLAVVGTDEHSEVLQPGSLVEAPAGERHWHGAAAGEDAVLLCFTWGTTSWTDAVPERSI encoded by the coding sequence ATGCGCATCGTGACCTCGGTCCAGCCGACCAGCGTCTACGGCGGGAACTTCACCGGCGACGTCCGGCTCAGCATGCTCAGTGCGGCCGCGGAGGCGGACCGGCCCGACGTCGCCATGGTCAGCTTCGACCAGGGCGCCGTGACCTGCTGGCACGAGCACCCGGGCGGACAGCTGATCTGGGTCGTCAGCGGGCTCGCCGTCGTCGGCACCGATGAGCACAGCGAGGTCCTGCAGCCGGGCAGCCTCGTCGAGGCGCCGGCGGGCGAGCGGCACTGGCACGGTGCGGCAGCCGGCGAGGACGCCGTCCTCCTGTGCTTCACCTGGGGCACGACCTCCTGGACCGACGCCGTGCCCGAGCGCTCGATCTAG
- a CDS encoding nuclear transport factor 2 family protein, translating to MNESTSAALRTALAYYEAWTGHDFDRAMTFIADDIVCDAPAGQIVGAEAFRAFMGPFSQLVTASSIIAALGDDETALLMYDTATRPVPNAPGAEHLTVVDGAITHITIIFDRQPFTEARQRAGS from the coding sequence ATGAACGAATCGACCAGTGCAGCACTGCGGACCGCGCTCGCGTACTACGAGGCCTGGACCGGCCACGACTTCGACCGGGCCATGACCTTCATCGCCGACGACATCGTCTGCGACGCGCCAGCCGGTCAGATCGTTGGCGCAGAGGCGTTCCGGGCCTTCATGGGCCCGTTCTCGCAGCTGGTGACGGCGTCCTCGATCATCGCGGCGCTCGGGGACGACGAGACTGCCCTGCTCATGTACGACACCGCCACGAGACCGGTGCCGAACGCCCCCGGCGCCGAGCACCTCACGGTGGTGGACGGCGCGATCACGCACATCACCATCATCTTTGACCGGCAGCCGTTCACCGAGGCGCGGCAGCGCGCAGGGTCCTGA
- a CDS encoding alpha/beta hydrolase, whose product MDSQVDGQVASAPDGETVLLPDGRTAQLWQGGDPDGLPVLFFHGCPDTRRAAWSGAEAAQRAGVRLVAVNRPGYGLSTATAPGHPSGHASVADDTVAVADLLGIAGFAVLGMSIGGQYALACAARHPERVLAAGAIATPAVVPELDPPWHRDDLAPEQQAFVRRLAQVPVDDAIELMRPEFEAYVATVDPRDPDDAALAARWTAPLPPADAVLVAARPAAEVAASAREALAQTAGYLHDGAIAFRAWELRPELVQCPTWLWYGDLDDNAPPRNGRWLAEHIAGSTLVVHARTTHLATLVTRWDEILRTLRAAAPR is encoded by the coding sequence GTGGACAGTCAGGTGGACGGTCAGGTGGCCAGTGCACCGGACGGCGAGACGGTGCTGCTCCCCGACGGCCGGACGGCGCAGCTCTGGCAGGGCGGCGACCCGGACGGCCTGCCGGTGCTGTTCTTCCACGGCTGCCCGGACACCCGTCGCGCGGCCTGGTCCGGCGCCGAAGCGGCGCAACGGGCCGGCGTCCGGCTCGTCGCCGTGAACCGTCCCGGCTACGGGCTCTCGACGGCGACCGCGCCCGGCCACCCGTCCGGGCACGCGTCGGTCGCAGACGACACGGTCGCCGTGGCCGACCTGCTCGGGATCGCAGGCTTCGCCGTCCTGGGCATGTCGATCGGCGGACAGTACGCGTTGGCGTGCGCGGCTCGCCATCCCGAGCGGGTGCTCGCGGCCGGCGCGATCGCCACGCCAGCCGTCGTCCCGGAGCTCGATCCGCCCTGGCACCGGGACGACCTGGCGCCGGAGCAGCAGGCGTTCGTCCGCCGGCTGGCGCAGGTGCCGGTGGACGACGCGATCGAGCTGATGCGCCCGGAGTTCGAGGCGTACGTCGCGACGGTCGACCCGCGCGACCCGGACGATGCTGCGCTGGCCGCCAGGTGGACGGCACCCCTGCCACCGGCGGACGCCGTCCTGGTCGCCGCCCGCCCGGCCGCGGAGGTCGCCGCGTCGGCCCGCGAGGCGCTGGCCCAGACCGCGGGCTACCTGCACGACGGCGCGATCGCGTTCCGCGCGTGGGAGCTCCGGCCCGAGCTGGTGCAGTGCCCGACGTGGCTCTGGTACGGCGACCTCGACGACAATGCGCCGCCGCGCAACGGCCGTTGGCTGGCCGAGCACATCGCGGGATCGACGCTCGTCGTCCACGCGCGGACGACGCACCTGGCCACGCTGGTCACGCGCTGGGACGAGATCCTCAGGACCCTGCGCGCTGCCGCGCCTCGGTGA
- a CDS encoding LysR family transcriptional regulator produces the protein MNLRRLRVLLELSRLDSMREVADELDLTTSSVSQQIAALATEVGTALVEPDGRRVRLTPAGRRLADHAVTILAAVEAARRDLDPASEPEGAVRVAGFATAIRRSLLPAIVELATTHPGVDVRMSEYEPLEALELLGRDDVDVALVYDYNLAPVALRNDLTARPLWTLQWGLAVPSPARRQPFSTYADHDWIVNSRNTADEEVLRTLASMAGFTPRVAHRIDSLEMVEDLIVAGHGIGLLPRGRATRRGVRVLPLTDPAVTMRVYAVTRRGREQWPPVRVLLDHLARDPDAPA, from the coding sequence CTGAACCTCCGGCGCCTGCGGGTGCTGCTCGAGCTCTCGCGGCTGGACTCGATGCGCGAGGTCGCGGACGAGCTCGACCTGACCACGTCCAGCGTCTCCCAGCAGATCGCGGCACTGGCGACGGAGGTCGGCACGGCGCTGGTCGAGCCGGACGGCCGGCGCGTGCGCCTCACACCGGCCGGGCGGCGGCTCGCCGACCACGCGGTGACGATCCTCGCGGCCGTCGAGGCGGCGCGCCGCGACCTCGACCCGGCCAGTGAGCCCGAGGGCGCCGTCCGGGTCGCCGGCTTCGCGACCGCGATCAGGCGGTCCCTGCTGCCGGCGATCGTCGAGCTGGCCACGACCCACCCCGGGGTCGACGTCCGGATGAGCGAGTACGAGCCGCTGGAGGCGCTCGAGCTGCTGGGCCGCGACGACGTCGACGTCGCGCTCGTCTACGACTACAACCTCGCACCGGTGGCGCTACGGAACGACCTGACCGCTCGCCCGCTGTGGACCCTCCAGTGGGGCCTGGCCGTGCCGTCGCCCGCCCGGCGGCAACCGTTCTCGACCTACGCCGACCACGACTGGATCGTGAACTCCCGCAACACCGCGGACGAGGAGGTGCTCCGCACCCTGGCGTCGATGGCCGGCTTCACCCCCCGGGTCGCGCACCGCATCGACAGCCTGGAGATGGTCGAGGACCTCATCGTGGCGGGCCACGGCATCGGGTTGCTGCCCCGCGGGCGCGCCACCCGCCGCGGCGTACGCGTCCTCCCGCTGACCGACCCGGCCGTGACGATGCGCGTGTACGCGGTGACCCGGCGCGGGCGCGAGCAGTGGCCGCCCGTGCGCGTCCTGCTCGATCACCTCGCCCGCGACCCGGACGCTCCCGCGTAG
- a CDS encoding EamA family transporter, giving the protein MTALETSTSRPATTTARSSARTGAGMAVTSMLCVQLGLAASVPLIDVVGTQGAAWLRLSWAGVLFLVIVRPRFTSFSRSALRAGIALGVVTAGLTMLFMAAIARLPLGTASALEFLGPLGVAAWRSRGAGRAWALLAGVGVVLLTQPWTGEADLVGVAFALGAAACWAAYILLTQRVGDEVTGIAGLSISMPVAALVATVVAGPGVLPHLTPQVLALGLGLAVLLPVVPFTLELLALRRLTTAAFGTLMSLEPAIAAVIGFLVLRQALDLLAVAGIALVVAAGIGAERGGARAGHV; this is encoded by the coding sequence ATGACCGCGCTCGAGACCAGCACCAGCAGACCGGCGACGACGACCGCCCGCTCGTCGGCCCGGACCGGCGCCGGGATGGCGGTCACCTCGATGCTCTGCGTCCAGCTCGGGCTCGCCGCGTCGGTGCCGCTGATCGACGTGGTCGGCACGCAGGGGGCGGCGTGGCTGCGGCTGTCGTGGGCCGGCGTGCTGTTCCTGGTCATCGTGCGTCCGCGGTTCACGAGCTTCTCCCGCTCGGCCCTGCGCGCCGGCATCGCCCTCGGCGTGGTCACCGCCGGTCTCACGATGCTCTTCATGGCCGCGATCGCGCGGCTGCCGCTGGGCACCGCCAGCGCCCTGGAGTTCCTCGGACCGCTCGGCGTCGCGGCGTGGCGCAGCCGCGGAGCCGGCCGCGCGTGGGCCCTGCTGGCCGGCGTCGGCGTCGTCCTGCTGACCCAGCCCTGGACGGGCGAGGCCGACCTGGTGGGCGTCGCCTTCGCGCTCGGCGCGGCGGCCTGTTGGGCGGCCTACATCCTGCTCACCCAGCGGGTGGGCGACGAGGTCACCGGCATCGCGGGACTGTCGATCTCGATGCCCGTCGCGGCGCTGGTGGCGACCGTGGTCGCCGGCCCCGGCGTCCTGCCCCACCTGACGCCGCAGGTGCTCGCGCTCGGCCTCGGCCTGGCGGTCCTGCTGCCCGTGGTGCCGTTCACCCTCGAGCTGTTGGCGTTGCGGCGCCTCACCACCGCCGCGTTCGGGACCCTGATGAGCCTCGAACCCGCGATCGCCGCGGTCATCGGCTTCCTCGTGCTGCGGCAGGCCCTGGACCTCCTGGCCGTCGCCGGCATCGCCCTCGTCGTCGCCGCCGGTATCGGGGCCGAACGCGGCGGCGCCCGGGCGGGACACGTCTGA
- a CDS encoding esterase-like activity of phytase family protein, producing the protein MSLRARHLALVLVPVTAAALGAVPAAAVSPKAPTGPTARADGYVAFGGRTLTLPAALGVTANDRVGAGGARTVVQHTDPAHGSLALAADGSLRYRPAAGFHGRDTFSYTMTDAVSLYPTHLPALATIDGTTLSGGAYGSGLTPVPGVRNEFYGLTDRGPNVDGPGGVKVEPLPSFTPAIGRFRLVSDALGTRAQLVRSITLKAADGSPYNGQVNALANTGETILDRDGAVLPASANGYDPEGLVALRDGTFWVSDEYGPFITHVDANGRAIERLSPYDGSLPRELANRVPNKGMEGLTITPDGRTLVGIMQNALQAPDVTGKTGSYPVIRIVTVDLRTRAQHEYVYLLDDPQTTNSGVSEITALSATTFLVDERDGLLEPGAYKKLWKIDLAGATDVGPATTAGTYDVAEGGLVAGGGSLEKLVGKATTAAAQETLAGVGVTPVRKTPGLDLGALVSGLDPSGGFFGHDKVEGVTTVDGGRTLVISNDSDFGIDAVTTDAPPFGLHAKVLPNGTQDDGEYLAVDTTRLVGGAARTSTATVTIYVP; encoded by the coding sequence ATGTCGTTGCGCGCCCGTCACCTCGCGCTGGTGCTGGTCCCCGTCACTGCGGCGGCGCTCGGGGCCGTGCCGGCCGCGGCGGTCTCACCGAAGGCACCGACCGGCCCCACCGCCCGAGCTGACGGGTACGTCGCGTTCGGCGGTCGCACCCTGACCCTGCCCGCGGCCCTCGGGGTGACGGCCAACGACCGGGTCGGCGCCGGCGGTGCGCGAACCGTCGTCCAGCACACCGACCCCGCGCACGGCAGCCTCGCGCTCGCCGCCGACGGCTCCCTGCGCTACCGCCCGGCGGCCGGGTTCCACGGCCGAGACACGTTCTCGTACACCATGACCGACGCGGTCAGCCTCTACCCCACCCACCTGCCGGCGCTCGCCACCATCGACGGGACGACGCTCAGCGGCGGCGCGTACGGGTCCGGCCTCACCCCGGTACCCGGCGTCCGGAACGAGTTCTACGGTCTCACCGACCGCGGCCCGAACGTGGACGGCCCCGGCGGGGTGAAGGTCGAGCCGCTGCCGTCGTTCACCCCGGCCATCGGCCGGTTCCGGCTGGTCTCCGACGCGCTCGGCACCCGTGCCCAGCTCGTCCGCAGCATCACGCTCAAGGCGGCGGACGGCAGCCCGTACAACGGCCAGGTGAACGCGCTGGCCAACACCGGCGAGACGATCCTGGACCGGGACGGGGCGGTCCTTCCCGCGTCGGCCAACGGCTACGACCCCGAGGGCCTGGTCGCGCTGCGGGACGGCACGTTCTGGGTCTCGGACGAGTACGGGCCGTTCATCACCCACGTCGACGCGAACGGCCGGGCGATCGAACGCCTCTCGCCGTACGACGGGTCGCTGCCCCGCGAGCTCGCGAACCGGGTGCCCAACAAGGGCATGGAGGGTCTGACGATCACCCCGGACGGGCGCACGCTCGTCGGCATTATGCAGAACGCCCTGCAGGCGCCGGACGTGACGGGCAAGACCGGCTCCTACCCGGTCATCCGGATCGTCACCGTCGACCTGCGCACCCGCGCCCAGCACGAGTACGTCTACCTGCTGGATGACCCGCAGACCACCAACTCCGGGGTCAGCGAGATCACGGCGCTCAGTGCCACGACGTTCCTGGTCGACGAGCGCGACGGACTGCTGGAGCCCGGCGCCTACAAGAAGCTGTGGAAGATCGACCTCGCCGGTGCGACGGACGTCGGGCCGGCCACGACCGCGGGGACGTACGACGTCGCCGAGGGCGGTCTGGTTGCGGGCGGCGGCTCGCTGGAGAAGCTCGTCGGCAAGGCCACCACCGCTGCGGCCCAGGAGACCCTGGCCGGCGTCGGGGTCACGCCGGTCCGCAAGACCCCCGGGCTGGACCTCGGCGCCCTGGTGAGCGGGCTCGACCCGTCCGGCGGCTTCTTCGGCCACGACAAGGTCGAGGGCGTCACCACCGTCGACGGCGGCCGCACGCTGGTGATCAGCAACGACAGCGACTTCGGCATCGACGCCGTCACCACGGACGCGCCGCCGTTCGGGCTGCACGCCAAGGTGTTGCCGAACGGCACCCAGGACGACGGGGAGTACCTCGCGGTCGACACGACGCGGCTGGTCGGTGGCGCCGCGCGCACGAGCACCGCGACCGTGACGATCTACGTCCCGTAG